In Aequorivita sp. H23M31, a single window of DNA contains:
- a CDS encoding fasciclin domain-containing protein: MILKNISVLFFIILCSNVISAQKYLSKEMAEVSTQWNENKFTSTKTFAENIAEASEFTILTKILKEDPVSEEIKKNEMVTIFTVSDRAFSKMEKKQKDSLLGNKNLMNSMVKYLIVPGRIDKHGLKTEAKKHNGKFYLATLNGQKLGVIEKEDQLFLVDSEGRQAAIIDGDFYFKNGFFHIINNIILPETEE, translated from the coding sequence ATGATATTAAAGAATATTTCCGTTCTATTTTTTATAATTCTTTGCAGCAACGTTATTTCAGCACAAAAATATCTTTCCAAAGAAATGGCCGAGGTCAGTACGCAATGGAATGAAAATAAATTCACTTCCACAAAAACCTTTGCGGAAAACATTGCTGAAGCTTCCGAATTCACTATTCTTACAAAGATCTTAAAAGAAGATCCGGTTTCCGAAGAGATCAAGAAAAATGAAATGGTTACCATTTTTACTGTGAGTGATAGAGCATTTTCTAAAATGGAAAAGAAACAAAAGGATTCACTTCTTGGGAACAAAAATTTGATGAATTCCATGGTAAAGTATCTTATTGTTCCTGGACGAATTGATAAGCACGGGCTTAAGACCGAAGCAAAAAAACATAATGGAAAATTTTATTTGGCTACACTAAATGGTCAAAAATTGGGCGTCATCGAAAAAGAAGATCAGTTGTTTTTGGTTGATTCTGAAGGTCGGCAAGCGGCTATTATAGATGGGGATTTCTACTTTAAAAATGGTTTCTTTCACATTATCAACAATATAATTTTACCAGAAACTGAAGAATAA